From a region of the Methylomonas rapida genome:
- a CDS encoding AAA family ATPase, with amino-acid sequence MNTALNELLAAADGVILGKQTQIRLAVCCLLAKGHLLIEDIPGVGKTTLAHTLAHLFGLAYQRIQFTSDILPADIIGSSVFDAGQNTFTFRPGPLFKQMILADEINRATPKAQSALLEAMEEGQVTVEGETHRLPQPFFVIATQNPSYQIGTFPLPESQLDRFLMRIELGYPSRQAERELLMGQPRHVLIKTLSVKLPPQQLMQLQQAVTQVHAAPALLDYLQGMLDFTRQSGHYPCGLSPRAGLSLLAAAKAWAFMDRRQAVLPEDLQAVLPAVAGHRLRASSNDSVAIVEPILKQVPVH; translated from the coding sequence CTGGGCAAGCAGACGCAAATTCGCCTGGCGGTTTGCTGTTTGTTGGCCAAAGGGCACTTGTTGATCGAGGATATTCCCGGTGTGGGTAAAACCACGCTGGCGCATACTTTGGCGCATTTATTCGGTCTGGCCTATCAACGCATCCAGTTTACCAGTGATATTTTGCCGGCCGATATCATAGGCTCTTCGGTGTTTGATGCCGGCCAAAACACTTTCACCTTTCGGCCGGGACCTTTGTTCAAGCAAATGATTCTGGCCGATGAAATCAATCGGGCAACGCCAAAAGCGCAGAGTGCGTTGTTGGAAGCCATGGAAGAAGGGCAGGTGACGGTCGAAGGTGAAACCCATCGCCTGCCGCAACCGTTTTTCGTCATCGCCACCCAAAATCCTTCCTATCAGATAGGCACTTTTCCGTTACCCGAGTCGCAATTGGATCGGTTCTTGATGCGGATTGAACTGGGGTATCCATCACGCCAAGCCGAGCGTGAATTGTTGATGGGGCAGCCGCGGCATGTTTTGATCAAAACGTTGTCCGTGAAATTGCCGCCGCAACAATTGATGCAATTACAGCAAGCGGTGACTCAGGTGCATGCCGCGCCCGCTTTACTGGATTATTTGCAAGGCATGCTCGATTTTACCCGTCAGTCCGGGCATTACCCGTGCGGCCTATCGCCTCGGGCTGGTTTGTCCTTGTTGGCCGCGGCCAAGGCCTGGGCCTTTATGGACCGGCGGCAAGCGGTTTTACCGGAGGATCTGCAAGCCGTCTTGCCAGCCGTGGCGGGACATAGGTTACGCGCTAGCAGCAATGATTCCG